The Thermoplasmata archaeon nucleotide sequence TCCGCCAAGAGCATCAGAAGTATGGCGAGGCAGGATGCTGCGGGAATCACATAGCGGTTATCTGAACCAATCACCATGCGCACTATGTGAGGCGTTACCAGACCTACAAAACCAATAACACCCGCACAGCCCACGATGGCACCAACGATAAACGCTATGGCAACCAAGCAGATGATACGTAGATTATCTGGATCGACACCGAGACTTGTAGCGCTAGCATCGCCTAGAGACAAGAGGTTGAGTTGTTTGGACAGGAATGTGACAACTAATGAACCTACGGTCACGAAGAGGATTACGACCGGAAGAACATCCCAACCCACGGAACTCAGTGTTCCTGTTTGCCATGTGTAGATCACAGTTAGGGTCTCCGCGTCCACTGTGACAAGCAGGAATGTGTTTAGTGAGTTGAACAAATATGATAGGGCCACTCCTGCTAGGATCAGTGTTGAGGGTGATGACCTTGTCTTAGGAGACAGAAGAACAACCACAGCCATCGGAATCAAAGAAAATAGGAAAGATAAGATGACAATAGTTAGGCTGTCTCCATAATTGATAGAAAGGCCGATTACGACCGCTACCGCCAGACCTAAACAGGCTCCGGATGACACTCCGACCGTGTAGGGGTCCGCTAAAGGATTGTTCATTAGACTCTGCATTGATGCTCCTGCTATCGCCAATCCGATAGCGGCAACCACTGTGAATAACATCCTGGGGAGGGAGTTTCCCCAGATGTATGTGTCATCGAACCATTCCTTTGTGTAGATCTCATATTCTACGCCACATAGGTGGTTATAGATCACTTCGAGGACTTCGATGAAGCTCAAGTGACGGCCATTGACTGTCATAGAGAAAATAGCAACCACAATTGTTGCTAAAATCATTAATAAAAGGATAAGGAGTTTGTTCCTGGCAGAAGAGATGTAGCCTTCTGCCAGGTCGTCTTCGGATTCTATGTAGTTGTTAACTTTCGATTCTATAGACTCCTCAGACATTTCGAATTCACATCGCTTCGATATCAGATTGGCTCAAGACGAAGTCCAGTTCACTGACCTTATAGAGGCCCCCCATGAACTTGTCGACGAATTCCTGGTGGAGTTTGTCTGCATCTTCGAAAGAGTACACATCTGGGTAGAGAATAGCGGCAGTGTACAGGACACGAGCCACAATCGGCATATCTCCAGATGTGTGCCAAACATTCTTGGACTCATAGGCCTTGAAGTTTTTGAAGTAACCAAGTTGTTTCTGCATTTCTTCGGTATTCCAATTTGCCGAATCATCATACCATGAAGCTTTCAAGAATCCTGAGCCCGTCCTGTATGCAATTATGACGTCTCCTTGATACTTATCTTCGTATACACGTGAATCGTACCTAGAATCGCTCTGATCGAAGTATATGGTGGATCCAGCATCTGACCAGATGGGGTAGATGGCTCCTGCTTGAGTGAGGTAGGCGGTGTAGTCAGAGGATGGCCCAGATAGATATGTGTAGTATGCGGTACCGGTTGCCTTGACCTTTTCAGTGACCTTGTCTGTCTTTTTTGCGAGGTCCTTGTAGACTTTGGTGGTCCACTCAGCTACTTCCTGTGCTGCAGTATCCTTCTGGAAGAGGAATCCGATCAGCAAGAGCGCGGAACAGTAGTCATCGGGGTCGGGTGTGGCATGCTCCAGCCTTACGACATCAAGGTTGTATCTCTCTTCTAATTCCTTCTCAGAGAGTCCCTTCTTTCCGTCGAGGTAACCCTTGTTATCTGCAGTAAGGACGCAGGTGGTTCCGGGATTTGCCTCAAGGCACCCTACTAGAGGTGTCTCGTCGATGTACATGGTACTGGAACCAAGTGAGGGCATTGCTGCATAATCGGGCCAAATGATCTTGTCTGGAGGAGAACCGGAGGAGTAGTTAATTCCAACGATGTTTTCCTTAATTCCAGTTATCTGATACATGATGAGCGCGTTTGCTGCACCGTTGGCTATCGTCTTAGATACCGGCCACTTGGTGGATGCAACATATGTTCCGCTCGGATAAGTAGTAGTGTCCGTTGTGTGGTTCAGGTGGTAGATCTTAGTGTTGTATCCTTTGAGGATTGCATTGACCTGTTCCAAATCATCTTGGTCGACCTTTCCGTCAAAGTTGGCATCTGCAAGAGGATACTTCTCGAGTGTGTAGCCATCCTCGCCTTTGATAATCTTGTTGATGACTGTCTTGTCAGCCTCGTCGATCTTGTAGTCGTTGTCGGCGTTTCCGTAGACTTCGAGTGCGGCATCAATGCTCGCGCCTTTGTTAGATCCGTTGTTGAAGATCATGAAGGCGGCGATACCTGCCACGACCAGAACGAGGACAACAACGACAGCAATGATTTTAGTCGTGTTCTCATTCATAATATCACTTGGATAGATATTCCAGCACCATATTGGAAGAAGATGTATTTACGATTGGCGCTATAAACTAGTTAAGAGTAGGTTATAAATAGGAAATTGTGTCCGTTTAGTAATTATTCTCTGAAACAGATAAAGTTGCGTTACCAGTATTCAGTTTTTGATAGTATTAAACTTACTTAATGAAGGGCGAAATGATAAACAGTTGGCTTATATCTCCTATGGCCATTATCCTCCAGCAGTGAGGTGTAATTATGGACAAACTTCTCTTCCCGTTCGTTTCCATAGTTGGTCAGGAGG carries:
- a CDS encoding iron ABC transporter permease; translation: MSEESIESKVNNYIESEDDLAEGYISSARNKLLILLLMILATIVVAIFSMTVNGRHLSFIEVLEVIYNHLCGVEYEIYTKEWFDDTYIWGNSLPRMLFTVVAAIGLAIAGASMQSLMNNPLADPYTVGVSSGACLGLAVAVVIGLSINYGDSLTIVILSFLFSLIPMAVVVLLSPKTRSSPSTLILAGVALSYLFNSLNTFLLVTVDAETLTVIYTWQTGTLSSVGWDVLPVVILFVTVGSLVVTFLSKQLNLLSLGDASATSLGVDPDNLRIICLVAIAFIVGAIVGCAGVIGFVGLVTPHIVRMVIGSDNRYVIPAASCLAILLMLLADMGCRAVSDYDNIPIGAALSLIGAPIFLYLIIRKNSYVW